In Streptomyces sp. SLBN-118, the following are encoded in one genomic region:
- a CDS encoding ScyD/ScyE family protein, with amino-acid sequence MSRLGRSWTGAVLATAAVGGVTAAMGPSAAQAAQNDTAPGYEVIASGLNNPRGIAVLKDGTVLVAESGTGMPGCAAGTECVGATGSVYRVGGGRSSGRVVTGLKSVAMGPKSPQEPVSATGPNDVAPGPRGTFVVLNGGGGNLEHRATLGEDGRYAGTLYQSRSGRVLGDLVKYETEADPDWVLGHAPTPQEPTTAHSNAWRFAQTRTGWLVADAGGNDLVKVPGWGRPSTETVFPDSRSADGKPVQAVPSGVVVAGDGTIYVCDMGALKPGASRIWKIVPGHKPEVFVNGLTALSDLALDSKGNLVALSLTGGYTQTGPLPGKVHKVDTRSKEVTEVPTGDKLSMSTGLGVGPDDEIYVTNKSVGTNGELVRITP; translated from the coding sequence ATGTCGAGATTGGGCAGGTCATGGACGGGCGCCGTCCTGGCGACCGCGGCCGTGGGCGGCGTCACGGCGGCCATGGGGCCGAGTGCCGCTCAGGCCGCGCAGAATGACACGGCACCCGGCTACGAGGTCATAGCGAGCGGGCTCAACAACCCGCGCGGCATCGCCGTCCTGAAGGACGGCACGGTCCTGGTCGCCGAGTCGGGCACCGGCATGCCCGGCTGCGCGGCGGGCACGGAGTGCGTCGGTGCCACCGGCTCGGTCTACCGGGTCGGCGGCGGCAGGAGCAGCGGCCGCGTCGTCACGGGCCTGAAGTCGGTCGCCATGGGCCCCAAGAGCCCGCAGGAGCCGGTCTCCGCCACCGGCCCGAACGATGTGGCGCCCGGACCCCGCGGCACCTTCGTCGTCCTCAACGGCGGTGGCGGCAATCTCGAGCACCGGGCCACGCTCGGCGAGGACGGCAGGTACGCAGGCACCCTTTACCAGTCCCGGTCCGGCCGGGTGCTCGGGGACCTGGTGAAGTACGAGACCGAGGCCGACCCCGACTGGGTCCTCGGCCACGCGCCGACGCCGCAGGAACCCACGACGGCCCACAGCAACGCCTGGCGCTTCGCGCAGACCCGCACCGGCTGGCTGGTGGCCGACGCGGGCGGCAACGACCTGGTGAAGGTTCCCGGCTGGGGACGCCCTTCCACCGAGACAGTCTTCCCCGACAGCAGGAGTGCCGACGGGAAGCCCGTGCAGGCGGTGCCCAGCGGCGTCGTCGTGGCCGGCGACGGCACCATCTACGTCTGCGACATGGGCGCCCTGAAGCCCGGGGCGTCCCGTATCTGGAAGATCGTGCCGGGCCACAAGCCGGAGGTCTTCGTCAACGGCCTGACCGCGCTCAGCGACCTCGCCCTGGACAGTAAGGGCAACCTGGTCGCGCTCTCGCTCACCGGCGGCTACACGCAGACCGGTCCGCTGCCCGGCAAGGTCCACAAGGTCGACACCCGGTCCAAGGAAGTGACCGAGGTCCCGACCGGCGACAAGCTGTCGATGTCGACCGGCCTGGGCGTCGGGCCCGACGACGAGATCTATGTGACCAACAAGTCGGTCGGCACCAACGGCGAGTTGGTGCGGATCACGCCGTGA
- a CDS encoding methyltransferase, whose amino-acid sequence MPALPPARVVRTVEGVRARLQHLTRKLAPAPFALLELAQGSMVTQAIYVAAELRVADALEDGPLTVQELAREVDADPEALCRLLRLLAGYSIFAEQADGRFGLTPMADALRENAPISMRAIAVLMGHPTHWEDWSHLLDSVRTGEPSMPKLRGMGAFEYLEANPAYGKVFIGGMGAMSDTETLPIVAAYDFSRFGTIVDFCGGRGTLLAGILQRAAQARGILYDPRVDTNGAADFLKEEGVADRCTTVDGGLFDAPPAGHDAYILKHIVHDWPRSQALEILKNVREAISEDGRLLLMEMVPPSSGNAPHAAKLVDLWLMLLVGGRERTQEQYAELLAAAGFRLERVVQTAAAISIVEARPC is encoded by the coding sequence ATGCCCGCTCTGCCACCCGCCCGCGTCGTCCGCACCGTCGAAGGTGTCCGAGCGCGCCTGCAGCACCTGACCCGCAAGCTGGCGCCCGCTCCCTTCGCCCTGCTCGAGCTGGCCCAGGGCTCCATGGTCACCCAGGCGATCTACGTCGCCGCCGAACTCCGCGTGGCCGACGCGCTGGAGGACGGGCCGCTCACGGTGCAGGAGCTCGCGCGCGAGGTCGACGCCGACCCCGAAGCGCTCTGCCGTCTGCTGCGCCTTCTGGCCGGCTACTCGATATTCGCGGAGCAGGCGGACGGCCGGTTCGGGCTGACGCCGATGGCCGACGCGTTGCGCGAGAACGCGCCGATTTCGATGCGCGCCATCGCCGTCCTCATGGGCCACCCCACCCACTGGGAGGACTGGAGCCATCTGCTGGATTCCGTGCGCACGGGCGAGCCGAGCATGCCGAAGCTGCGCGGCATGGGCGCATTCGAATATCTGGAGGCGAATCCCGCATACGGCAAGGTGTTCATCGGCGGGATGGGCGCCATGTCGGACACCGAAACGCTGCCGATTGTCGCGGCGTACGACTTCTCGCGGTTCGGGACGATCGTCGACTTCTGCGGCGGCCGCGGCACCCTGCTCGCGGGGATTCTGCAGCGCGCGGCCCAGGCGCGCGGAATCCTCTACGACCCCCGTGTGGACACCAACGGCGCCGCGGACTTCCTCAAGGAGGAAGGCGTCGCCGACCGGTGCACGACAGTGGACGGGGGCCTGTTCGACGCGCCTCCCGCGGGCCACGACGCGTACATCCTCAAGCACATCGTGCACGACTGGCCCCGGTCCCAGGCGCTGGAGATCCTCAAGAACGTGCGGGAGGCGATCAGTGAGGACGGCCGGCTGCTTCTCATGGAGATGGTGCCTCCGTCCTCGGGGAACGCGCCGCACGCGGCGAAGCTCGTGGACCTGTGGCTGATGCTGCTCGTCGGAGGCAGGGAGCGCACCCAGGAGCAGTACGCCGAACTGCTCGCCGCCGCGGGGTTCCGGCTGGAGCGGGTGGTGCAGACCGCGGCGGCGATCTCGATAGTCGAGGCGCGGCCCTGCTGA
- a CDS encoding inositol-3-phosphate synthase has product MWFLGARGSLATTAVAGCAAVAAGLIPPTGMVTGTPPFAASGLPPLGSLVFGGHDTQSAPLPKRAEQLADGGVLPYGLAEAVRGELAAADAEIRPGGPQPGDARTDEELSAAFTADITDFVRRRRLARAVVVNVASTEPATAAGDARLPASSLYAAAALRAGCPYVNFTPSAGLRHPALAASATVCGLPYAGRDGKTGQTLLRSVLAPMFVQRALTVRAWSGTNLLGGGDGAALADSRAAAAKNAGKNRVLSDTLGMVPEGEVHIDNVPALGDWKTAWDHVAFEGFLGSRMVLQTIWQGCDSALAAPLVLDLALLLARAHEVGLAGPLPELGFYFKDPDGGPAALGEQFEALLSFADRLRETQRTPCSRRSYESEGV; this is encoded by the coding sequence GTGTGGTTCCTCGGAGCCCGCGGTTCACTCGCCACCACGGCCGTGGCCGGGTGCGCCGCCGTGGCCGCCGGCCTGATCCCTCCCACCGGGATGGTCACCGGGACACCGCCCTTCGCCGCCTCGGGACTTCCGCCGCTCGGCTCACTGGTCTTCGGCGGCCACGACACGCAGAGCGCCCCGCTGCCCAAGCGTGCTGAACAGCTGGCCGACGGGGGAGTGCTGCCGTACGGCCTCGCCGAGGCCGTACGGGGTGAACTGGCCGCCGCGGACGCGGAGATACGCCCCGGCGGGCCACAACCCGGCGACGCCCGGACGGACGAGGAACTGAGCGCCGCCTTCACCGCCGACATCACGGACTTCGTACGCCGCCGCCGACTGGCCCGGGCGGTGGTCGTGAACGTCGCCTCCACCGAACCGGCCACCGCGGCCGGTGATGCCCGCCTTCCGGCGAGCTCGCTGTACGCGGCGGCGGCGCTGCGCGCGGGCTGCCCGTATGTGAACTTCACCCCCTCGGCCGGGCTGCGCCATCCCGCGCTCGCGGCGTCGGCCACCGTCTGCGGGCTGCCGTACGCGGGGCGCGACGGCAAGACGGGCCAGACACTGCTGCGTTCCGTGCTCGCCCCGATGTTCGTGCAGCGCGCGCTGACGGTGCGGGCGTGGTCGGGTACGAACCTGCTGGGCGGCGGGGACGGAGCGGCGCTGGCCGACTCCCGGGCCGCGGCAGCCAAGAACGCGGGCAAGAACCGGGTTCTCAGCGACACCCTCGGCATGGTGCCCGAGGGGGAGGTCCATATCGACAACGTCCCGGCGCTCGGCGACTGGAAGACGGCCTGGGACCACGTCGCGTTCGAAGGCTTTCTCGGCTCGCGGATGGTCCTCCAGACGATCTGGCAGGGCTGCGACTCGGCACTGGCGGCGCCACTGGTCCTTGACCTGGCCCTGCTCCTGGCCCGCGCGCATGAGGTCGGCCTCGCGGGCCCGCTGCCGGAGCTGGGCTTCTACTTCAAGGATCCGGACGGGGGTCCGGCGGCGCTGGGTGAACAGTTCGAGGCTCTGCTGTCGTTCGCCGACCGGCTGCGGGAGACACAGCGAACGCCCTGTTCTCGCAGGTCGTACGAATCGGAGGGCGTCTGA
- a CDS encoding alpha/beta fold hydrolase, with product MTEPTVTDLPVEDGTLRVLRFGSGPRIAIAAHGISASGMSFRAVAGQLPAEWSLFALDLRGRGGSSGTPGPYGIDRHAADLCLAAEELGNGGPVALTGHSMGAYIALRAAARRPELFDRLLLVDGGLPLPVPEDADLDGLLDLTLGPAMERLRRMYADDEAYVDFFRMHPALGADWSADIEAYVRYDLTGPQGARCSKAREDAVRQDGRDLLGSTGRCGADLGRLAVPALLVHSPLGLLGQEPPMLPAAVVEHWVERVPQLTAELVERSNHYTILLGTHAKTVAERLAGSWDVA from the coding sequence ATGACCGAGCCGACCGTGACAGATCTGCCCGTCGAGGACGGCACCTTGCGGGTGCTGCGCTTCGGCAGCGGGCCGCGCATCGCCATTGCCGCGCACGGCATCAGTGCCTCCGGAATGTCGTTCCGGGCCGTGGCCGGGCAACTGCCCGCCGAGTGGAGCCTGTTCGCCCTGGACCTGCGCGGCCGCGGCGGCAGCTCCGGCACTCCGGGCCCGTACGGCATCGACCGGCACGCTGCCGACCTCTGCCTCGCCGCCGAGGAGTTGGGGAACGGCGGGCCGGTCGCGCTGACGGGCCACTCGATGGGCGCGTACATCGCCCTGCGCGCCGCCGCCCGCAGGCCCGAGCTCTTCGACCGGCTGCTGCTCGTCGACGGCGGTCTGCCGCTGCCTGTGCCCGAGGACGCCGATCTGGACGGGTTGCTCGACCTCACGCTCGGCCCGGCCATGGAGCGCCTGCGCCGCATGTACGCGGACGACGAGGCGTATGTCGACTTCTTCCGCATGCATCCGGCGCTCGGTGCCGACTGGAGCGCGGACATCGAGGCATACGTACGCTACGACCTCACCGGACCTCAGGGCGCGCGCTGTTCCAAGGCCAGGGAGGACGCCGTGCGGCAGGACGGGCGCGATCTGCTCGGCTCCACCGGCCGCTGTGGCGCGGACCTCGGGCGACTTGCCGTACCGGCCCTGCTGGTGCACTCACCCCTGGGCCTTCTCGGGCAGGAGCCCCCGATGCTCCCGGCTGCCGTGGTCGAGCACTGGGTCGAGCGGGTGCCGCAGCTGACAGCAGAGCTGGTCGAACGCTCGAACCACTACACGATTCTCCTGGGCACACACGCCAAGACCGTGGCCGAGCGGCTGGCCGGCTCCTGGGACGTGGCCTGA
- a CDS encoding carboxymuconolactone decarboxylase family protein, producing MEARMKNPAMVLDAMQPIQALYKSVYAGGVEPKTLELVHLRASQINGCSACVDSGAKSAKKAGESDERLFAVAAWRESPLFTDAERAALALAEAATRLADRTDPVPDDIWDEAADHYDEKGLAALILMVAVTNFFNRLNATTKQVAGAWG from the coding sequence ATGGAAGCACGGATGAAGAACCCGGCGATGGTCCTCGATGCGATGCAGCCCATCCAGGCGCTGTACAAGTCCGTCTACGCGGGCGGGGTGGAGCCGAAGACGCTGGAGCTGGTGCATCTGCGCGCGAGCCAGATCAACGGCTGCAGTGCGTGCGTCGATTCGGGGGCCAAGAGCGCCAAGAAGGCCGGCGAGAGCGACGAGCGGCTCTTCGCGGTGGCGGCCTGGCGCGAGTCGCCCCTCTTCACCGACGCCGAGCGGGCCGCCCTTGCCCTCGCCGAGGCCGCCACCCGGCTGGCCGACCGCACCGACCCGGTGCCGGACGACATCTGGGACGAGGCCGCCGACCACTACGACGAGAAGGGGCTCGCGGCCCTGATCCTCATGGTCGCGGTGACCAACTTCTTCAACCGCCTCAACGCCACCACCAAGCAGGTGGCCGGGGCCTGGGGCTGA
- a CDS encoding EboA domain-containing protein — MYAEAGTADLHTEPEERLAPPARDWLEGALAAAESAKHRPALPAQRGLPSWELRFAEAGRHCGEDAADVIRVLLLHAARTKAPAVARLYHQGSAAERRAVLRALPYLGLDPAQGLPLVEDALRTNDTRLVAAAVGPYAAEHLDPHAWRHAVLKCLFNGVPVDAIAFLAERARGDGELARMLGDYAGERTAAAREVPGDLYRVLALIGEQSDGPGQQS, encoded by the coding sequence ATGTACGCGGAAGCAGGAACAGCCGATCTGCACACCGAACCGGAGGAACGGCTCGCGCCCCCGGCCCGTGACTGGCTCGAAGGCGCACTGGCCGCCGCGGAGTCGGCCAAGCACCGACCCGCACTGCCCGCCCAACGAGGGCTGCCCAGCTGGGAGTTGCGATTCGCCGAGGCCGGCCGCCACTGCGGAGAGGACGCCGCGGACGTCATCCGGGTCCTGCTGCTGCACGCTGCCCGTACCAAGGCCCCCGCGGTGGCCCGCCTCTATCACCAGGGATCCGCCGCGGAACGCCGCGCGGTCCTGCGGGCCCTGCCCTATCTCGGCCTCGATCCGGCCCAGGGGCTGCCGCTGGTCGAGGACGCGCTGCGTACCAACGACACCCGGCTGGTCGCCGCGGCGGTGGGCCCGTACGCAGCCGAGCACCTCGATCCGCACGCCTGGCGGCACGCCGTCCTCAAGTGCCTCTTCAACGGCGTGCCGGTCGACGCGATCGCCTTCCTCGCCGAGCGTGCCCGGGGGGATGGGGAACTTGCCCGCATGCTCGGCGACTACGCGGGAGAACGCACCGCGGCGGCACGTGAGGTGCCCGGTGATCTGTACCGGGTGCTGGCCCTGATCGGCGAGCAGTCCGACGGCCCGGGGCAGCAGTCCTGA
- a CDS encoding alpha/beta hydrolase, translating into MATAGPETAQPPPAASRPVRRITLDAAGIPLSALVIEPEHTAPRAVVVAIHGGGMTAGYFDGTAHPDQSLLLLGASLGYTVLAVDRPGYGQSAVDLPEGQTLAGQTGLLRAALADFASRYPTGAGLFLLAHSFGGKLALCTAADPAETPRLLGLDISGCGHRYAAVPAANGDGKDTRRHWGPLRLYPPDTFRFCATVVAPMPLREASELGRWPELFPDIAPRVRVPVRLTFAEHERWWHHGDEDLADLRARLSGAPRVQIDRQPDAGHNISLGWAARAYHLRALAFLEDCLTVR; encoded by the coding sequence GTGGCCACCGCGGGGCCCGAGACCGCTCAGCCCCCGCCCGCCGCGTCCAGACCGGTACGCCGGATCACCCTGGACGCGGCGGGCATCCCCCTGTCCGCGCTGGTGATCGAGCCGGAGCACACGGCCCCGCGCGCGGTCGTGGTCGCCATCCACGGCGGCGGCATGACCGCAGGCTACTTCGACGGCACGGCCCACCCCGACCAGTCCTTGCTCCTCCTCGGCGCGAGCCTCGGTTACACGGTTCTGGCCGTGGACCGCCCCGGCTACGGGCAGTCCGCGGTGGATCTGCCCGAGGGACAGACACTGGCCGGGCAGACGGGGCTGCTGCGTGCGGCACTCGCCGACTTCGCCTCCCGGTATCCGACCGGCGCGGGACTGTTCCTGCTCGCCCACTCCTTCGGCGGGAAGCTCGCACTGTGCACCGCCGCGGACCCGGCAGAGACACCGCGGCTCCTTGGCCTGGACATCTCGGGCTGCGGCCACCGCTATGCCGCCGTTCCCGCCGCGAACGGCGACGGCAAGGACACCCGGCGGCACTGGGGGCCGCTGCGCCTGTATCCGCCGGACACCTTCCGTTTCTGCGCCACGGTGGTGGCCCCGATGCCGCTGCGCGAAGCCTCGGAACTCGGCCGCTGGCCCGAGCTCTTCCCCGACATCGCGCCCCGCGTCCGTGTACCGGTCCGGCTGACGTTCGCGGAGCACGAGCGCTGGTGGCACCACGGCGATGAGGACCTGGCCGACCTGAGGGCCCGGCTGAGCGGCGCCCCCCGGGTCCAGATCGACCGGCAGCCGGACGCCGGCCACAACATCAGCCTGGGCTGGGCAGCTCGCGCCTACCATTTGCGAGCCCTGGCGTTCCTGGAGGACTGCCTCACAGTCAGGTGA
- a CDS encoding sigma-70 family RNA polymerase sigma factor: MNEGEWLAARFEENRPRLKAVAYRMLGSRSEADDAVQEAWLRLHRSDPDTVENLSGWLTTVVGRVCLDMLRSRTSRREDPLDGSPSVPVTDHLDVVDPEQEVLLADSVGLALLVVLDTLDPAERLAFVLHDMFALPFDEIAPIVDRTPAAARQLASRARRRVRGAAPLPEPDVSRQREIVDAFLAAARGGEFDALLTVLDPDVVLRADSAAVRAGATDLVRGASAVAGTFSGRAQLAQTALVDGAVGAVWAPRGRPLVVFGFTITDGKITAIDLVAEPERLRRLDLAFLND; encoded by the coding sequence ATGAATGAGGGCGAATGGCTGGCCGCGCGGTTCGAGGAGAACCGGCCGCGGCTGAAGGCGGTGGCGTACCGGATGCTCGGCTCCCGCAGTGAAGCCGACGACGCCGTCCAGGAGGCATGGCTGCGGCTCCATCGCTCGGACCCCGACACCGTCGAGAACCTGAGCGGCTGGCTCACCACGGTCGTCGGCCGGGTGTGCCTGGACATGCTGCGCTCGCGCACCTCGCGGCGCGAAGACCCGCTCGACGGGTCCCCGTCCGTTCCGGTCACCGATCACCTGGACGTGGTCGATCCCGAGCAGGAGGTCCTGCTCGCCGATTCGGTCGGCCTGGCGCTGCTGGTGGTCCTGGACACCCTCGACCCCGCGGAGCGCCTCGCGTTCGTCCTGCACGACATGTTCGCGCTGCCCTTCGACGAGATCGCCCCGATCGTCGACCGCACTCCCGCGGCCGCCCGCCAGCTCGCGAGCCGCGCACGGCGCCGGGTACGCGGTGCGGCCCCGCTGCCCGAACCCGATGTGTCCCGCCAGCGGGAGATCGTGGATGCGTTCCTCGCGGCAGCGCGCGGCGGGGAGTTCGACGCGCTGCTGACCGTCCTGGACCCGGACGTCGTCCTGCGCGCCGACTCCGCGGCCGTACGCGCGGGCGCCACCGATCTCGTCCGCGGGGCCTCCGCCGTGGCCGGCACGTTCTCCGGCCGCGCCCAACTGGCCCAGACAGCGCTGGTCGACGGAGCCGTCGGCGCCGTGTGGGCGCCCCGCGGCCGGCCGCTGGTCGTCTTCGGATTCACCATCACGGACGGGAAGATCACCGCCATCGACCTGGTGGCCGAGCCGGAACGGCTGCGCCGTCTCGACCTGGCGTTCCTCAACGACTGA
- a CDS encoding MMPL family transporter, whose amino-acid sequence MTTHPPTAEPAIAQPPPTSTFSSRYASLVAGRRTKWVVLVLWLLLMGVGGSLAAKLGDVQDNDPETWLPANAQSTQAVKLAEEHFADKDSSTAVIVYARGSGLTEADLAKVNADRGRLAQRGAAGPVSEPLVSKDNKAAFLSVPLATSPSDNSVLGDGVDEVKKLTKNAAPDGLEVRIAGEAGNIADFIDVYSGMDGALLGAALAVVALLLLVTYRSPVLWLIPLLSVGLASQVASGVVYLLAKHAGLVVNGMSAYILAVLAIGVGTDYALLLIARYREELHRHEDRHEAMVVAVQRSLPAIAASAVTVGIATLCLVFGSMNSTRGLGPVVAIGVAVVFLAMTSLLPALLVILGRWVFWPFVPRHTPGYEASAEQGRTVWARVAGAVGRRPRPIWIGTAVVLVALAFGATSVQTGQTQAEQFTSTVDSVAGQQLLAEHFPAGSSSPADVYVPAGGADAARAAVEGVSGVESAATAGSKDGWTHITTVLSASPDTQAARDTVKSMRTALDKSPGEASDAVVGGQTAVALDTSTAQADEEMLLIPLILGVVLIMLIVLLRALVAPLVLLVSVVLSYASAVGAASLLFHALDYPRIDRGLLLFGFLFLVALGVDYTIFLMTRAREEVQLRGHREGILTGLRVTGGVITSAGVVLAATFCVLAAIPTVQALQQGLLVAVGVLLDTFLIRSLLIPALSLEIGPRIWRPGRPEAEPHLPVTEHVEPARVGS is encoded by the coding sequence ATGACGACGCACCCTCCGACTGCCGAGCCGGCCATCGCGCAGCCGCCCCCCACATCCACCTTCTCCAGCCGATACGCCTCGCTCGTGGCGGGCCGACGCACCAAGTGGGTCGTCCTCGTGCTCTGGCTGCTGCTCATGGGCGTGGGCGGATCGCTGGCCGCCAAGCTCGGCGACGTCCAGGACAACGACCCCGAGACCTGGCTGCCCGCGAACGCCCAGTCGACGCAGGCGGTCAAACTCGCCGAAGAACACTTCGCCGACAAGGACAGCAGCACCGCCGTCATCGTCTACGCACGCGGTAGCGGACTCACCGAGGCCGACCTGGCCAAGGTCAACGCCGACCGGGGCCGCCTGGCGCAGAGGGGCGCCGCCGGCCCGGTGTCCGAGCCCCTGGTGTCCAAGGACAACAAGGCAGCGTTCCTCAGCGTGCCGCTGGCGACCTCACCGAGCGACAACAGCGTCCTGGGCGACGGTGTGGACGAGGTCAAGAAACTCACCAAGAACGCCGCGCCGGACGGTCTGGAGGTCAGGATCGCCGGTGAGGCAGGCAACATCGCCGACTTCATCGACGTCTACTCCGGTATGGACGGCGCTCTCCTGGGCGCCGCGCTCGCCGTTGTCGCACTGCTTCTGCTGGTCACCTACCGCAGTCCCGTCCTGTGGCTGATCCCCCTGCTGTCGGTGGGACTTGCCAGCCAGGTGGCGAGCGGCGTGGTGTATCTGCTCGCCAAGCACGCGGGGCTCGTCGTCAACGGAATGAGCGCCTACATCCTGGCCGTCCTCGCGATCGGGGTCGGTACCGACTACGCACTGCTGCTCATCGCCCGCTATCGCGAGGAGTTGCACCGCCACGAGGACCGGCACGAGGCGATGGTGGTGGCCGTACAGCGCTCGCTGCCCGCGATCGCGGCCTCCGCCGTGACCGTCGGCATCGCCACGCTGTGCCTGGTCTTCGGCAGCATGAACTCCACGCGCGGTCTCGGTCCGGTCGTGGCCATCGGTGTCGCCGTGGTGTTCCTCGCCATGACGTCCCTGCTGCCCGCGCTCCTGGTCATCCTGGGCCGGTGGGTGTTCTGGCCGTTCGTCCCGCGCCACACGCCCGGCTACGAAGCGAGCGCCGAGCAGGGACGCACGGTGTGGGCGCGCGTTGCGGGAGCCGTGGGTCGCAGGCCCCGCCCGATCTGGATCGGCACCGCTGTCGTGCTGGTGGCCCTTGCCTTCGGGGCCACCTCCGTGCAGACGGGGCAGACCCAGGCCGAGCAGTTCACCAGCACCGTCGACTCCGTGGCGGGCCAGCAGCTGCTCGCCGAGCACTTCCCGGCAGGGTCCTCGTCCCCGGCGGACGTCTATGTCCCGGCCGGCGGCGCGGACGCGGCACGAGCGGCCGTCGAGGGCGTGTCCGGCGTGGAGTCGGCGGCAACCGCCGGGTCCAAGGACGGCTGGACGCACATCACCACGGTCCTGAGCGCATCACCCGACACCCAGGCCGCCCGGGACACCGTCAAGAGCATGCGCACGGCTCTGGACAAGAGTCCTGGGGAAGCGAGTGACGCGGTCGTCGGCGGTCAGACAGCCGTCGCCCTCGACACCTCCACCGCACAGGCCGACGAGGAGATGCTGCTGATCCCGCTCATTCTCGGCGTCGTACTGATCATGCTGATCGTGCTGCTCCGCGCTCTGGTCGCGCCCCTGGTCCTGCTGGTGTCCGTGGTGCTGTCCTACGCCTCGGCCGTGGGAGCCGCGTCCCTGCTGTTCCACGCGCTGGACTACCCGCGCATCGACCGCGGACTCCTGCTGTTCGGCTTCCTGTTCCTGGTCGCGCTCGGGGTGGACTACACGATCTTCCTGATGACCCGGGCCCGGGAAGAGGTTCAGCTGCGCGGTCACCGCGAGGGCATCCTGACCGGTCTTCGGGTGACCGGAGGCGTCATCACCTCGGCGGGTGTCGTGCTGGCGGCGACGTTCTGCGTGCTGGCGGCTATTCCGACCGTGCAGGCCCTGCAGCAGGGGCTCCTTGTGGCGGTCGGGGTGCTGCTGGACACCTTCCTGATCCGCAGTCTGCTGATCCCCGCACTCTCCCTGGAGATCGGTCCGCGCATCTGGCGTCCGGGCCGTCCCGAGGCGGAGCCGCACCTCCCGGTCACCGAGCACGTCGAACCGGCACGCGTCGGAAGCTGA